From Paraburkholderia fungorum, the proteins below share one genomic window:
- the ispH gene encoding 4-hydroxy-3-methylbut-2-enyl diphosphate reductase, producing the protein MRVILAQPRGFCAGVVRAIEIVDRALQQHGAPVYVRHEIVHNRHVVDNLRQKGARFVEELDEVPQGAVAIFSAHGVAQTVERDAEARGLDVLDATCPLVTKVHVQGRQYVGAGRTLILIGHAGHPEVEGTIGQIPGKVLLVQSEAEVAHLDLPLDTPLAYVTQTTLSVDDTRGIIDALLRRFTNIVGPDTRDICYATQNRQAAVRELSKQVEVLLVVGATNSSNSNRLREIGSESGVASYLVADGSEVKPEWFANVQTVGVTAGASAPEEMVKNVIAALSALGPVDVSTMDGREEKVEFKLPSKLLQPLAAREV; encoded by the coding sequence ATGCGAGTCATCCTTGCTCAACCCCGCGGCTTTTGTGCGGGTGTTGTTCGTGCAATCGAAATCGTCGATCGCGCGTTACAGCAACACGGCGCCCCCGTGTATGTCCGTCACGAGATTGTTCACAATCGCCACGTGGTGGATAACCTGCGCCAGAAAGGCGCGCGCTTCGTCGAAGAACTCGATGAAGTGCCCCAAGGTGCGGTAGCCATTTTCAGCGCGCACGGTGTCGCGCAAACAGTCGAACGCGACGCGGAAGCGCGCGGTCTCGACGTGCTCGATGCAACCTGTCCGCTCGTCACCAAAGTGCATGTGCAGGGGCGTCAATACGTCGGCGCAGGCCGCACGCTGATCCTGATCGGCCACGCCGGTCACCCCGAAGTGGAAGGCACGATCGGCCAGATTCCGGGCAAGGTGCTGCTGGTGCAAAGCGAAGCCGAAGTCGCGCATCTCGACCTGCCGCTCGACACGCCGCTTGCGTATGTCACGCAGACCACGCTGTCGGTGGACGACACGCGCGGCATCATCGACGCATTGCTGCGCCGGTTCACCAATATCGTCGGTCCCGATACGCGCGACATCTGCTACGCGACGCAAAATCGTCAGGCGGCGGTGCGCGAACTGAGCAAGCAGGTCGAAGTGCTGCTGGTGGTGGGCGCAACGAATAGCTCGAATTCGAACCGGCTGCGCGAGATCGGCAGCGAAAGCGGCGTGGCGAGCTACCTCGTCGCCGATGGTTCGGAAGTGAAGCCGGAATGGTTTGCAAATGTGCAGACGGTCGGCGTCACAGCGGGCGCGTCGGCACCCGAAGAGATGGTGAAGAACGTGATCGCGGCGCTGAGCGCGCTGGGTCCCGTCGACGTCTCGACCATGGACGGCCGTGAAGAGAAGGTGGAGTTCAAATTGCCGTCGAAGCTGCTGCAGCCGCTTGCGGCACGCGAAGTTTAA